The DNA region CTGAGCTGCCGTGTACTGGGCTGCAGAATACTGGGCTGCAGAATACTGGGCTGTAGCGTATGGATCTCTTGCTGCAGCATTTGTAGGGTCATACACAGTTGCAGAAACTGTTGTGCGCTCAAACCCATATCCAGTGCTCAAGGCAGGCATGGGTGGCGGACGTCGTAAAGGGCTCCGGTCGCGACCATAATAGGTAGTGGGAGTCGTCAGTGGCCGCCGCTCGTATGGGTTTACTGCAGCGGCAATACGATCTCGCAGAGAAGTGCCGAGCGGCGAAAATGGAGCTGCCCGTCCATAAGGATCTCCCACGGCTCCGTATGTTCCTGCCCGAAACTTCTCGTAGTAATCGACAACCCCGTATCGCTCGCCGTAAAGAGGGCGCTCGCCGTACCCGGTTATAGGCCGCGCGGTCATCGAATAGGGATCTATGTAATCGCGTGAGAAGCCACCATCAAAATTGCCATCGAGACCAACGCGATCTTTGGGACACTCTTTAGACCAGTGGCCTTCTTTACCGCAGCGGAAACAGCTGTTTTTTTCGCCCATCCAGGGTTGCATCCGCAGCCGACTCTTGGAGAGCTCAACTTGCATCCGTTTGCCTTTAAAAGGAGACGCAATACAATATCAGTACCAAGTATATTAACTAGCAGCACTGGCAGATAGATCAGAATCAACGTGGACCTTCGCTTCCTTGGCCAATACAATATATAGATATCACGGCTTTTTGAACAGTTCAGTGTGAATGCACTGTGGCACTCAGCCTGTCTAGGAAAGTACAAGGTACATTTCCTCATCAGTGACAAGTTAGTTTACCTCAGCCAGAGCAGTTAGACGAGCATTACAGATGGTCACTGTAACCCTAAGCTATGGAGTGCAAAATAAAAAAAGGTCGGGGGTGGGTGTAATTTTGACTGGGGACAATAGCCTACAATGAGCCATGTTAGCAGGTCACCCATTATGCATCTGTATTGATTTTCATTTTCAGTGACTTGCGTACAAAGTTGGCAGACAGAAAAAGATGAGCCAGTCCTTCAAGTCACCTCCCAGTTCCTGATAGCTGGAGGATCATGACTACCCCTGTCCTATATCTGCAGTTATGTAATTTCCTGGcagaaacaaaagaaaataatAAGCACACCAAAGGGAATACATATTACATAAAATCCCTCTCCGATATCCTCAGGCAATCGTAAGACGATCATGGACAAAGTATTATTTATAAAGTCACAGTATTTAATAAACAGACTACCACTGTCCTTGTGGAGAAATTGGAAATGAAAATCGAGTTAGATGTATAACAGACAGCTGAGCCAAAATCACCCATTAAACATTGTATCCTTAAACTCAAGAGGTACTCCTAAACACTCCTTCAAATTGAGATGGTGGGCAAAGACagtggatggcacaatggttagcactgctgccttacagcgtcagggacccgactATGATTTGAGGCTGGAGTGactctctatgtggagtttgcacattcttcccgtgtctgcgtgggtttcctccgggtacaccggtttcctcccacagtccaaaaacgtgtgggttagattgattggccatgctaaattgttccttagtgttaggggatgtcagggggattggtaggataaatgtgtgcggttacagggttagggccagggtgagattgtcatcagtgcaggctcagtgggctgaatgacgtccttctgcattgtcggtattctatgattctatgacaggatcAGACTCTGCTGCAATACTCCCACAGCAAATGGTCCGTCAAACACACAATGTCTTGGCTCTGTTATTTTTTTCCTTCGTTTACAGGGTGTGGATGTCACtcattagaccagcatttattgctcatccctggttacccttgagaagatgcttTTTCAGGGACTGCAATCCCTGAATTGTGGTCATTTGAACACTGTTCCACCATTATATCTATATTGTACTAAGGCAGATGCATAGCACAATGAAGTGTAAGGAAACACACTTGATAATTCAGCACAAAAAATGGGATTACAGTCAAAATGCAGATGTGCCACGGTGTAAATAAGCAGTGGACTTGAGGTATTCAGGTaggcagttctgatgaagggtcaatggcctgaaatgttaactctggttTTTCCTTAGATACTGCCTGACCCGCTAAGTGTTCCAGAAttttcagcttttatttcagGCATCAATAAAAGGTTAGCTCACTGGGAATAAAGCACAGTTAAAAAGGGACAGGAATGTGGGCTTTAACCCAAGAGATATCGGTCATGGAAACAAAGTATATTGCAATTAGCGTGATCAGATTTAATTTAGAGCAGAGTTTTTGTTTTGTTCCTGAGCCTCCCGAACAAAGTTCATATCCCATACACACTGCCCATTCCCACCTCTTTATCTATGCTTAAACACCATTTCCACTGCACTTATCCTGAAGTAACACCAGTGAAGTAGGAGCTGACTGCATACTCCTAGTAACAGTATAAGCAACCCCATTAAAAGGAAGACTGTTGGTTCTATCATCTTGGGCATGTTGAGTTGGATGCAAGATAAACAAATTTCTCCAAACAGACCTTAAAAAAGAGCAGCAGTTGCGTTATCTCAAaatactacagtgcaaaagaggccctttagcccatcgagcttgcaccgacacatgaaaggtcCTGATCTTCCCCCTAATCCGTCTTTCCAGTACTTAgcctatagccttgaatgttatggcgagccaagtactcatccaagtacattttaaagaatgtgaggcctcctgtgcctccaccaccttccgaggcagggcattccagatcgtcaccaccctctggataaaaaaggttttcctcaaatcccccctaaacctcccacccctcgtaactgacccttcaaataggggaacagctgctccctacccaccctgcccaggcccctcataatcttgaatacctcaatcagtcttctctgctccagagaaaacaacccaagtttatccaacctctctttataacttaaatgttccatcccaggcaacatcctggtgaatctcttccgcACCCCTTCCAGTACGATCAAATCCTTCcaatagaactgcacacagtactccagttgtggcctcaccaaagttctatacaactccagcaTATGATCTTTTGCCTTAAAAATAATTTCTTGAATGTGGAGTGCACTACCTTAAAAAATGCAGAATAAATTAAGGTGTTTAAAAGTGAAGCTTTGTGGAAGTAGGACATAACAAGGGTTAAAAAAAAGTAGCTGCTCAGATTGGTGAGCTGCATTGAAACTAGAGAGGGGCAATAATTGGACAATGACCAGCACGATTGACtggacatagaaaataagagcaggctATGATAATTATGATCTAACAGGACtatgcagggtagatgcaggaaggatgttcccaatgatgcgggagtccagaaccggggtcacagtctgaggattcagggtagaccatttgggatagaggcgaggagacatttcttcacccaaagagtggtgagcctttggaattcattaccacaggaagtagttgatgccaaaacattgaatttattcaaggggcggctggatatagcacttggggtgaacgggatcaaaggttatggggaaaaagcaggattaggctattgagttggatgatcagccatgatcatcgtgaacggcggagcaggctctaatggccaaatggcctcctcctgctcccatcttctatgttcctataatcatggctgatcatccgactcaaccccttcgccccaagagctatatctaactcagtcttgaaaatcttttggcctcaactgctatccatggtagtgaattccataggctcaccactcttcaggtgaagaaatttctcttcatctcagaccCAAAATGTtttccccatatccttcgatAACTGAGtagcaaaatgaaggaaattggaaTATACTGAATTAAATAAGTAAGCATGGAGGAAGCAACTTGACAGGATGCAAAGTAGAAGGAAGCAAATTTCAAACTAAGTGGACTCAGACTGCTGCATCCCATTGGCTAGTTTTAGACTCAACCATCTGATCAATTAAGAGCACAAGATTCTTTGTGGGTTCTTTATGATTTACCTGGGTTACTCCTTCTATGGAGGTTGACCTCCAGCCAAGAGAACAATTATGAACAATTTAAAAATAGCATACCAAACCCTTCCCAGGCCCATCATAGATACTGCATTCGTAGCGTTAGAAAGAGGGTGAAACCTGCTCCACTCACGTGCAGGGGCTCCTCGATCATGGAAGTTAGTCAATTAACGAAGTCCAGACTAGTGAGGTTATTTTGCCCGCAACACGTCACCAATGCCATCGACTCAAATCCTAGATGTAATTTTTTTAAGCATGTGCAGCAATCACCAAGTCAGGCTAAATGGAACGCAGAGCCCTCTGATGAATTCTGTCAGGGGGCAGACACCCAATATGCGAGCTATCCATTGGGGTGCAACACAACTGCAATCCACATTCTTGCACATTGTTTCAACATAGCTGCAAGATCAGCAAGACACTGCACAAAAATGATGGCAGTCCTGGAAAGGTATCAATATGGCAGCTTGCATGTTTtgggacacaatattccaaggtgGCTGCTGATGTCCCCAACCCAATCTCCATGAAAAAAAACAATGCTGCCGGGATCAAGCAATCTTTAAATCTTTTGGCTCAGGCGTCCAATTGATTCACACCCCAAGCAATACTGTAACTTGGATTCAATAATACATGCAGGTTAAATGACATTTTCATACTGTCTGCTGGAAAATTCAAAcatccaaagaacaaaagaataaagaaaagttcagcacaggcacaggccctttgaccctccacaTCTGATCCGATCAGGATGCCTTAactaaataataaaaaaaaccttctgcccttatgcggaccgtatccctctattccctccctattcatgtacccatccagatacctcttcaatgttgctaatgtgcctgcttccaccacctcctctggtaacacattccaggcacccatcactctctacatgaaaacttc from Mustelus asterias chromosome 8, sMusAst1.hap1.1, whole genome shotgun sequence includes:
- the LOC144496870 gene encoding RNA-binding protein 4B-like isoform X1: MVKIFVGNLPRPTTSDEIRALFEKYGTVSECDLIKNYGFVHMKDREAAKEAIENLHHYKLHGISINVEASKSVSKSSTKLHVGNVSASCTSQELQAKFEEYGPVLECDIVKDYAFVHMERSEDAMEAIRGLDGTEFKGKRMQVELSKSRLRMQPWMGEKNSCFRCGKEGHWSKECPKDRVGLDGNFDGGFSRDYIDPYSMTARPITGYGERPLYGERYGVVDYYEKFRAGTYGAVGDPYGRAAPFSPLGTSLRDRIAAAVNPYERRPLTTPTTYYGRDRSPLRRPPPMPALSTGYGFERTTVSATVYDPTNAAARDPYATAQYSAAQYSAAQYTAAQYSAAQYSAAQYSAGQYSAAQYTAAAQYNAAAAAASQYSAAPYSAY